A single region of the Grus americana isolate bGruAme1 chromosome 3, bGruAme1.mat, whole genome shotgun sequence genome encodes:
- the NANP gene encoding N-acylneuraminate-9-phosphatase, producing the protein MGVHGVKAVFFDLDNTLVDTAAAGRRAIEEVINALQSKHHCGEGEARAICDKVQAKLLKECHDPAKMCITDLRISHWEEAIQETIGGEANRHLAAECYFLWKTTRLQHLTLAEDTRSMLTELRKGVRLLLLTNGDKQTQREKIEACACQPYFDAIVVGGEQKEEKPAPSIFHYCCDLLGVQPAECVMVGDSLDTDIQGGLNAGLKATVWLNKAMTTPVDTSPVPHYIIYSVLDLPAVLQKMEHKMNAKLGTDHMASSNEAAH; encoded by the exons ATGGGGGTGCACGGCGTCAAGGCGGTGTTCTTCGACTTGGACAACACGCTGGTCGACACGGCGGCGGCAGGGCGGCGCGCCATCGAGGAG GTGATAAATGCCCTGCAGTCGAAGCACCACTGCGGTGAGGGAGAAGCCCGTGCCATTTGCGACAAGGTCCAGGCCAAGCTTCTCAAGGAGTGTCACGATCCCGCCAAGATGTGCATCACCGACCTGCGGATTTCGCACTGGGAGGAAGCGATCCAAGAGACGATCGGGGGGGAGGCGAACCGACACCTGGCCGCCGAGTGCTATTTCCTGTGGAAAACGACCCGCCTCCAGCACCTCACCCTGGCCGAGGACACGCGAAGCATGCTCACCGAGCTGCGGAAAGGGGTCCGCCTGCTGCTCTTGACTAACGGCGACAAACAGACGCAGAGGGAGAAGATCGAAGCGTGTGCCTGTCAGCCCTACTTCGATGCCATCGTTgtgggaggagagcagaaagaagagaaaccGGCCCCATCCATATTTCACTACTGCTGTGATCTCCTAGGGGTGCAGCCGGCAGAGTGTGTTATGGTTGGTGACTCTCTAGATACAGATATTCAAGGAGGCCTGAATGCTGGCTTGAAAGCAACTGTCTGGTTAAACAAAGCAATGACTACCCCAGTAGATACCTCCCCAGTACCTCattatattatttattctgTTCTGGATCTTCCAGCGGTTTTACAGAAGATGGAGCACAAAATGAATGCTAAGTTAGGAACAGACCATATGGCTAGTAGTAACGAAGCAGCACATTGA